GGCGCGGCCTCGACCGCCGTCGGCGCCGTGCGCGGCGCCCCCGAGCAGGCCACCCAGGCGGCCCAGGGCAACCCCCTCCTCGCCGGTGCCGTCGCCTTCGGCGCCGGCCTGCTGCTGGCCACGATCCTGCCCGAGAGCGAGGTCGAGGCCCAGATGGCCTCGACCGTGCAGGAGAAGCTGGAGCCGGCCAAGCAGCAGCTGACCGAGGGGGCCAAGGAGGTCGCCTCGGCCGTCGGCGAGCGGGCCCAGCAGGCCGGCCAGGAGCTGGCCGGGCAGGCCCAGGACGCCGCCCAGGAGGTCACGACCCAGGCCCAGCAGGCCGCCCAGGAGGTCAAGGACCAGGCGGCGCAGGCCGCCCAGGAGGTCAAGGACCAGGCGGCGCAGGCCGCCGGGGAGGTCAAGGAGCACGCCGGGCAGGCCACGTCCGACGTCACCGACCACGCCCGGTCCACGGCCGAGCAGTACCGCCAGCAGTAGACGGACCAGATCCCAGCAGCGGAGGGGGCCGGCACGGTGCCGGCCCCCTCTCGCGTCCGGCCCCGGGCGCGGGTTGGCCCGACCCGCCGACGGGTAGCCCGGTTCGCCATGGGGACCAACACCGTCGCCCGGGTGATGAACGACGCCGGCCTGGCCGCGTGGTTCGGCGGGTCGCTGATGGGCGCGGTCGCGGTCGACGGCACCCCGTTCGGTCGGCGCACGTGGGCGAGGTGGGCGCCGGTCGGCGCCGCCGCCGTGACCGCCCACCTCGTGGGCGGCACGCTCCTCGTCCCCATCAACAAGGGCCGCCTCACGTTCCAGCGGGGCGTGTTCCCCACCTCGGCGGCCCAGACGGTGTGCACCCTCGGCGGCCTGGCGGCGACGATCGCCGCGGCCCGCACCCGGGCCCGCCTCGAGCAGGCCGACGACGGCGAGGACGAGGCCCTCGCCCGCCGGGCCCGGCTGCTCGACGCCGCCGTCCCCCTCCTCACCGGCGCCTCGCTCGTGCTGAACAGCCGGCTCGGTGAGCTGCAACGACCCGTACCGGTCGCCGGGGGCGTCGCCCGGCGGCTCCTGCCATGGAGGTGACATGCGCGGCAGCGACAAGCACGGCCCCCGCGTCGACGACCAGATGGTGCACGACACCGCGGCCCTGACCCACGGCCGGGGCGGCGACTCGAGGGTCGAGGAGTTCCGCGACCAGGAAGGGCCGGGCGAGGGCGAGCCCGAGGTCGGCGAGATCTCCAGGGACACGCCGCTGCCGGGCGGGATGGACGACGAGGCCCTGCGCGAGCGGGCCGACATCGCCCGCCACCTGAACCGGGCCGCCTTCCCCGGCGACCGGGACACGCTCGTGGCGAGCGCCGAGGAGAACTTCGCCCCCGAGTGGGTCGTCGAGCGCCTGAGGAGCCTCCCGGCCGGGCAGGAGTTCGAGACCGTCGAGCAGGTCTGGGAGACGCTGGGCGGGCCGCCCGACCCGCCCCGCGCCTAGCAGGAGCGCCTCAGTCCGCCCAGCGGAGGATCGCGCCGACCCCGTCGGTCGGTCCGCCGTGGGCGGGCACCACCCACACGCCGGCGCCGGTGCCGAGGGCGGCGCGCACGGCCACGTCGGCCAGCGCCCCCTCCACCGGCTCGTCCACGCCGAGGTCCCGCAGCGTCTGCGCGTCGGCGGCGACGAGGGTCGGGTCGGGCCCGAACCAGGCCGTCCTCGAGTCGTCCGGGTCGGCGGCGACGAGGAGGGTGTCGACCTGGGCCTTGGCCAGGGCGAGGAGGGTCGCCTCGGGCCCGTCGGCGGCCCGGTCGTGCTGGCCCCGCTCCTCGCGGAACTTGTCGAGCAGGCCGACGGTCTCGTTGGCGGCCACCGTGCGCACGTGGCGGGCGACGGCGTCCTCGAGCTCCGCGTCGGAGCCGTCGTCGGCCCTGGTGCCCGGCACCACCTCGACCAGCGCCCCGACCTCGTCGGGCAGCGACTTCTGGAGCAGCTCGACGGCCCGCACGTCGCCGGCGAGCAGGACGGCCCGGGCGCCGACCCGGCCGACCATGCGGACGACGACGTCGGCGACCTCGTCGGCCGTGGCCGCCCACGTGTTCTGCACCCGCTCCTGGTACCGGCGCTGCGACCACCCGCCCGGCTTCGACCGCTGGACGGGGTCGCGGCCGTGGTCGGGCTCGACCTCCTCCTCGATCGGCTCGCCCCGCCGGGGCACCGCGGTCACGTCCGCGCCGGTGCGGTCGGCCACCACGACGACGTGGGGCACCGACGACTGGCGCCACGTGAGCAGCGGGGCCAGCACGGGCAGCGACGCGACCCGGCCGAAGTCCCTGGCCGGCTGGACGTCGAGCGACTCGGCGACGAGCAGGCGGTCGGCGGTGGCGACGGCGTAGAGCGACGGGCCGCGGGTGTGGGCGCCGTCGGTCACCTCGGCGATGGCGTCGAGCGCGCCGGCCGGCGCGTCGGCGGCCTCG
This region of Acidimicrobiales bacterium genomic DNA includes:
- a CDS encoding DUF3618 domain-containing protein — translated: MASRPEELRREIAETREDLGTTLEAIGDRVSPGRMVERRRAAVRQRITGLRETVMGRYDATTSAVGGVAGSAGSTVGGAASSVTDVAGSAASTVAGAAGSAASAVGGAASTAVGAVRGAPEQATQAAQGNPLLAGAVAFGAGLLLATILPESEVEAQMASTVQEKLEPAKQQLTEGAKEVASAVGERAQQAGQELAGQAQDAAQEVTTQAQQAAQEVKDQAAQAAQEVKDQAAQAAGEVKEHAGQATSDVTDHARSTAEQYRQQ
- a CDS encoding DUF2795 domain-containing protein, coding for MRGSDKHGPRVDDQMVHDTAALTHGRGGDSRVEEFRDQEGPGEGEPEVGEISRDTPLPGGMDDEALRERADIARHLNRAAFPGDRDTLVASAEENFAPEWVVERLRSLPAGQEFETVEQVWETLGGPPDPPRA
- a CDS encoding Vms1/Ankzf1 family peptidyl-tRNA hydrolase encodes the protein MESHGPVQQEAHRVAGPLAGLADAGGPFVTVHLTTEGAIENAAQKVDAQWRALRSELEAADAPAGALDAIAEVTDGAHTRGPSLYAVATADRLLVAESLDVQPARDFGRVASLPVLAPLLTWRQSSVPHVVVVADRTGADVTAVPRRGEPIEEEVEPDHGRDPVQRSKPGGWSQRRYQERVQNTWAATADEVADVVVRMVGRVGARAVLLAGDVRAVELLQKSLPDEVGALVEVVPGTRADDGSDAELEDAVARHVRTVAANETVGLLDKFREERGQHDRAADGPEATLLALAKAQVDTLLVAADPDDSRTAWFGPDPTLVAADAQTLRDLGVDEPVEGALADVAVRAALGTGAGVWVVPAHGGPTDGVGAILRWAD